In Hyperolius riggenbachi isolate aHypRig1 chromosome 1, aHypRig1.pri, whole genome shotgun sequence, the genomic window ATGATTGGAGACATCAAAGCCACATGACAGGAATTAGGCAAGTATTTGACCTGAGTAAGCGGCTTACGCCAAGAAAAGCGTTGTCATTGTGAAttgtatacatattttttttcctttattattaataaattggaCATCCTGTCTTTTATCAAACTACACTCCTTGAGAGTTATTATTATCCAGTTACCTATTTTTGGTCGCCTCCTGACCTGTTCAATATGTGTACTGATTACTCCTTATGTACCTGAATCAAGTAAAGTATAGGCACCTTTAGGGAAAAGTCTTCAGGTAACTTAAAGACAAAAACCCCTTATAATGTAGTAATTCAGGACCAAGGTATAATAATCTATACAAATGGGTTCTCACAGGCCAACTGGTCAGCCTGCAAGGCATGCAGACACAAGGCAAATGTGTTTCACAAAACACATCCACATTCAGTGCTGTGGCGTACGGTTTCAGTAGTTGCTCTCCAGATAAATGAAATGGAAAGGGGAGGAACCCAACCCCACCAAATGTGGGCTATACAGACAGTAGTCTATTTACTAAGGACTCAAATtataacattttatacatacaaacaaagttgtcttcatgtacaagaaATACAGtactgctttttttatttttgctgttaCATGTTATAGTAACTGTAAGTAAGTAGTTTAAAACAGATTACGAACAcactgaaaacaaccaaaaaatattgtttatactaTGTCAAAATCCTGAGTTGTCCCCCCCAAAATTGTTCATCCTcatttcaccatgtttaacacatgatttaaagtgtacctgtagggaaaaagtgCTCcatgtagatacttacctcagtagagggaagcatctggataacCCTAAAGTTATGCTATTGTAATTCTTCTTAGTTAGAGAGTCCTTTGGTTAATCCAATTGGCAAAGTAAAACatgttggccaataggattgaaaGCCCACCCACCAATGCCGAGGTAGACCCTTTTAGAGTGAGTCCTATACTACACTATGATGGCCTAACGTaactggtgctagtcaccctcatAGCACatgctacactatgctggcctaacgTAACTTGTGCTAGTCGCCCTCATAGCACACACTACGCTATGCAGGTCTAACGTaactggtgctagtcaccctcatAGCAAACGCTACACTGTGCTGGCGTAACGTaactggtgctagtcaccctcatAGCAAACGCTACACTATGCTGGCATAACGTaactggtgctagtcaccctcatAGCATACTCTACGCTATGCTGGTCTAACGTaagtggtgctagtcaccctcatagcatacgcaacactatgctggcctaacgTAACTGGTGTTAGTCATCcttaaaaaatacactgttggatGCATGTATGCCCTAATCCTGTCCTCCTGCTCTGACTGGTGCTGCTCACAAAGGTACCCTGTTCTAGTGTTGGATATGTGTATGCTGGCTAATCTAATCCTTATTTGATCTATGTGGTTATCGCTATGCCACAGTCCATGGGGTGTTAGTCTGCATATCTTAAAGTTAGTGTTACACCAGTCACATtggcatgtctggtatcaggtaaGTATTAGGGTATGTCAAACTATGATAAGAGTCTTGTATGTCAGTGTTTGTGTGCCTGACACAGAGTGACGGTATACTGCTTATTTGTCATCCGTAAAGCGGTAGAGCCTCTTTCCCACCTTTACAGTTATACAAACGAACAGATGGGATAAGCAGCGCAGAGGACCACATGCCCACCTCTATGTGTGTGTGAACGGTGGTCATACATTTCTTTGGGTACCTCTTGCACCCTCAGCTCAGAGATTCTACCTATCCCTACTTACATCCATTCGCACAGAGTGATGGGATACTACTTATCTGTCCTCTGGAGAGTGGTTAGTtcttcattccccactttacagtcgaATGAATGCATGGATGGGATAAGCAGCAAAGAGGTCCACTTGACCTCCTGAGACTTtttctgtgatgtgtgtgtgaatAAATAGACATTGTTAATTACTGTAgaaacctcttacaccctgcatgcttGTGTTtactttaattattattatttttttttgaccGGGTACTACTTATCTGTATTAAGGGGAACAGGGAAAGGGAAAAAGGAGGAGCTTGGTAATCTACCTTATTGCCGCTGCTTAGATATATAAGTATCCAGCCTGCTCTGGGGACTCTAAACCACAACAAAACGAATATGAGGCCAGATATTGCATGCAAAAACTGGGAATTTTGGGGGGTAAATACAAATCTAAAACTCTAAATATCTGTCCTCCGTAGAGTGGTAGCCCCTCTTTCCCTACTTTACAGTCATAAATAGTGTGAATGATACCCCTTTAACTCTACTAACCTCCATTCCTCACCTCATCACCCGTACTACATAGAGAGCTTTCTCCACGATCTGACAGTGGAACCCCATAGTTTCACAAAAGGCTGCACCTGTGGATTTTAGAGGAAATCCAAACTATTTCTAGCAGAATACCAGGTAAACATCCCCTCTAACACCATTTTTATACCTAACCGTAAAGGACACCTgcaactttaataaaaaaaaaataccactggagggagaagcctctcctaatgaggcttcccccatcctcctctgcagcTCTGATCCAGGGTGGGTTCCCTTTGTGAAATAGCCACCAAAATATTTACACCTGCGAGTTTCGCATAGGCGTGGTATCAACTTCCGGCTCAGGCTCTGGCAGCAATCGCCAAGCCCAGTCAGGTCCCTTCCACAGGGCAGGCAGTAGACCCACTTGTCAGAAGCCTGTGCGAGGCTTCCGACAAGCGAATCTTCAGGGGTTCCAGCACTGGAACCCCTCTGATGAGGAGGAcgtgggaaacctctttaggatccaaaggGCTTCCCCTTTGAAGGCAGCCCTGGTTATGTTTGTTTAAATGCTGGTCATAAATTATTTTGGGCACCTCTAACACTGATAGTGACAGGGCACTGCTCATCTGTCCTTCAAAAAAGCAGGGCCCTTGATGCATACATATTTGTAGGGAGCATttcataattgtgtataaatgcttttaaaacATACCTTGATGCTtttaattaaaggaaacctaaactaatTGATGaaaaagagattcacttacctggggcttctcccagccccctgcagccgtcctgtcttgTGCTGGTCCTCTACGAtccacatgcgcaggactctattgcggacgggaatgcGAGCGATACCACAAGTGGCGAGGGCCGCACAgctgcagtggctcactgactctAAATCGGTGTAAAACTAAACTAAGCCGCGGCGGGAGAATGGAAGATTTAGGTACACTGTAACTACAAGTAAAATGTTAATACGTACTTGCATagtacttttctcctgtcggactcaaagcacttgagaaatGTAATTGATGTTTCTCTCTCAAAACAATGGATTGACTATGACAAGTTCAAGTACCACCTGAACCCAACCAGCCATAATTAacattagggttaggcaaatGATGAAGGGGCAAATGTTTAAAACTCCAACAAaaacagcagtggcgtagcaataggggttgcagagtttGCACCCACATcagagcccttgggccagaggggccccgtagggccctccctcaaccacagtattagctctttattggtctcgTGCTTGTAAtactcacttctatagatactttgaatagtagtaattattaacaaactgttccccaccctcttctttcacctctgacactgtggttgtctttagcaggttttggtgcgccgtatcatttgttgtgtatagagtgcttgggagggggtgggggggggggtgtggcatgtaaaacttgcacgggGCCCATTGCTCCTTGGCAACACCACTGGAATACAGAGCTTTGTTGCCAAAACAGTAAATAAAAGCAACCCTGTGTAGCTAAAATCCAGTGCCCAAACTAACTAACTAACCAGATCAAAATATAAACACAAAAACAGCCTGTCAACATTCATAATAAGAACAATACACTCTTTAGACTGCAGcaagggcaaaattaaccttAGGCAATAAGGAGtcaaaataaatgtaattcttTCACTCTGCAATCAAAAAaaggtttgcattttttttcaagcTAAATTTTTATTTGAATCTTACTGTTAATGACCTTCCCCTTAGTCTCCAGCAGGTGGCAGCAATCCTCAAGGCAGAGAATGTGGTGAGGAAAAATCCTTGCTTGTAAGGTGGAGCCCTGGGATGTGTGTAATTAGTAAGCTCTTGAAGTACTTGGAGCAGAACACAATAGAGATAAGGAGGATATAAATCAAAGTAAGTATGTATATGCCACAAATCctttcaattttattttcattttgtatTACTTGTCAGCTGCATAGTATTTGTTTTGTACCACACAGATGCATGTTTTTCCTGTTTATTTGCATAGAGGATTAACTGTTTGTAAATTACTCTCTGCACCAGCAAGTAAAGCTACCTGAAAATAATACACAGTTCCTCAATATGAAGTCTGCACGCTTTTATAGTAAATGCCCCTTCTCTTACGTTTTTGTAACCTATATCATTGTAATGCGGGAGTTTGTATTTCATGTTCAATCTCTACACTTATATTTGTTGTTTGTATATTTGTAGATGATGATGTTACAAGCACTATTTAAAATGACAATAGTAAGGTTCAATGTACCCCTATAAAGCAGCTTGACAGTAACATATATCTAATGCCGACTATTTTATGCTTTCATTAAACAGTGACAGTTGTGCAACAGTTGAAGAACAGATGGCAACAGGCATTATGCTTCAGAGATGTATGGGAATGGGATTAAAGGGAATTACAAGAAATGAGTAATTATAAATCACTGTCGGCTCGTGTTCTGAGGTTGCATAGTGTCTGCTGTAGTAACGGCCACACAGAAACAACAGGTTGCTTTTCATCCTCTGGCAGTACATGTAATTAAAATGGATATATTTTCTGGACGCATCCTGGTTAATAAAGACGGAGAAAAAGTGGACCCTGAGGAGGCTTTACAGAACAAAATAGTTGGCCTGTATTTTGCAGCTGGATGGTGTTCGCACTGCAAGGACTTCACTCCTGTGCTGTGTGACTTTTATGCAGAGCTGGTGGAAGAAGCTAACCCCCCTGCACAGTTTGAGATAGTATTTATCTCTTCCGATAAGAGTGCAGAAGACATGGTGGATCATATGCATGCCATGCATGGAGACTGGCTGGCGTTGCCCTGGCACGATCCGTATAAACAGTAAGttattttgttgtgagtttcccagATTATGCCTTTCAAcatttacttttattttatttgaattaATTATATAATCGGTATTACACACTTTATATGGCTTTGCACCAAAGCCCTGTGGCTATAAGACTTTAAGTACAGCTGAACTGAGAGGATACATTGGGTGccatatttccctttaaacaatgccagtcacctggcagtcctgctgatcgttATGGcaacagtagtgtctaaatcacaaacCTAgagcaagcatgtggctaatccagtcagacttcggtcagaaacatctgatctgcatgcttgttcagggtctatggttatgaGTATTAGAAACTGTGGtttggcaggacagccaggaaatctgcattgtttaaacagaaataaatatggcagccccatatCTCAGTTCTTGTGTACTTCAAAACCCAACACCAGACACAAATGTTTCTTAGTGATGACTCCTGACCCATAGCGCAGTGGTAGAGCTTGTTTATATCTGTGTGTAGTAAAAGCTTCTCTAGTAGATGATGTCACCTAAATCACTTTTGAAGTCATTCAGGATTCTTCCTGCACCAGAGACCTCCAGAGCCACAAACTGCAGTGTCCTCAGACAGCTATTTCTCTGCCCCTCCTCTTGTGGTCTGAATAGTATAATGATGCTCAGTGAGGCAGgagtagcagcagcagcttttCCCATAGAGCCTGTTGTTAACTGCTTCACATTAACTTTTGCCTCATGACCTTATTTCTAAAGCAGTATTTTATGTAACACAAAGATGTTACTTTTgtgtgctttgatttttttagttatCATAGATAACATATTGTGAGCTAAGGATATTTAGCGGGTGCTAGGCTCCCTGGGTGAGTAGACTTTTTGGGTGCAGAGACCAGTGCAGTGGCTTTCTTCAAAGGTGTTTTTATTGGTGCTCCCACAATTGTTACCGCTgccaacacagttcccattcattgatctaagtccccgtgtgaatgactgCCGCCGTCTAATAGATAGTGCAGCCATTCACAGAAACGATACTTTGCGAAGTAATACTATGCATACGGAAGTTatgagtgaggacatcttgtggccaaatagtaaaattacatctacacagtttttttcatcaaaagacattttttaacatttaaaattaaccgcttacctcccacactccccattagttacccccaaaaaatgtggggaaaaaaatatacaataaaaaaaatacataaatagttaccttagggactgaactttttttaaatatatatgtacgtcaagagggtatattactgttacattATATatgaagggcttgtaattaggaatggacgcaaaactgaaaaaaatgcacctttatttccaaataaaatattggcaccatatattttactagggaaaaattttaaacaatgcaataactgggacaaaaggaaaaataaaatgtgtgggttttaattacggtagcatgtattattttaaaactataatgcctgaaaactgagaaataatgcattttttccattttattttcctggtaaaacacatttttagaataaaataattcttaggaaaaagtacccccccaaagaaagcctaattggtggcaaaaaacaagatatgtttttttgtgataagtagtaataaaggtaTAGGCCTATGAATGAACGGAgcgctgacaagtgaaaattgctctgtttttttaaggggaaaaagccttggaggtggagtggttaagaaaaacaaaaataaaattctaGCCATTTTTGGTTCTAACTATACAGGTAGAACCGAAAATACACTCCTCACTACTGACAGAACAAGCCTTGTACATTGTTAGTCACGACTCACAAGCAGCAACATTTTTAAACAAACCTTTTAGCTCCAGTCAGACTCAGGTTACAGAGCAGTAAATGTGAGTAAGCCTCAGCTATTAAACATAATCCACCTGTATGCTAATTAATGACAGAGACAGGTGGATTCCTGGAGGGGATCACAGCTCCCGGTATGTAAATGAGAGAAGCTTGGGTGATTTATACATTCCTGGCAGAACTTTTCCAGGGTCTCTGTTAGCGATCTTGCTACGGTATATATTCTTGGTGTATGGCTTTGAGCAGACCACATACAAGCAAATGGCACCCTGAGAACGACACATAAGGAGACACAGGTATCTAAAACTTTTAAGTGTTACCGTGGACTGGACTATACTGTATAGTTGATCAGCACAATTTTGAATTAAACTCATATTTATTCAATCCAATAAATTCACATATTCCCATCAATGATTAGGCTCCTTTCATACTTGATCTATTATGGTACACATCCACAGAAATAGGATCACACTGAAATGGTGATGAAAAAGTTGCGTTGAACATTTTTTATGTGATGCCACGCATACAGTGCTACAAACAGTCCATATACGAATGCTTGCACTGCACCTAGAACCATGTGCATCTCCCGGGACAGCACTGCAGGCACTGTGTTACGGCTGAGATTTTCGTACTGCAAACCAAGCAGTGTAAAAGGCCTCATTGAAATATAATGGCTTAGCATTTTGAAGTCTCAAGTGTAAAAAGAGCCTTAAATCTAGCCATCTTAATGTAAGTAGTGGAGAGTttcggtgctgtgcagagagaagCACATTGATTTGGTATTTACCTCTTTCAAGCTCATAGCACATATGATACCATTCACTAAAACACCACCTTACAAATGCGTCCAACATTAAAGACAACCaagtttgaaatgtacatgataGTTGATATAATACTCATTGTACCCTAACATAGGATCGACAATTGAACAAGTAAATATCTCACCCGTTTGCCGAGAAATTAACAGTATTCTTAAACCCTGCCCCCACAAAAATGCAATGATGGCCTCATTGAGCAAGTCTGGagctctgtagtcacccccacctATGTTGCCGTGGCCTCAGGTTGGTGACcctaatcccccctaagttcgccaCTGCAAACTAAATTTATGTAATTTATGATCAGTTAAGCTCTCTCTAGCTCTATGTATCAACATGCTCTCTTCTGTCTTTGCAAGAGCTCTTTGAACTTTTTATCATTGTATTTGATGTTTGCCATTTTTTACTGGATTCTACTATACTGTAATTATGAACTGTTCAATAATGAACTTTTTGTCATAAAAATGTATTGGCATAAATACCTTATGGACAATTGAAATGTGAATTATTCCAGTAGGGCATCTACAGTCTGAggttatccaattaacttttctcttgagttttctccaagcaTATGTTTccaaaccttaccaataaaatacctttaaagctcTTACCAAACAGGACAttgctcaaaataactttgatatTACTTTGTTACCTTCCGTTTAGTAGTTTTTTTCTATTgctaggtgctgaaaagttatttttttagataagaaggaaaattatctccagggagaaaactcaggaaaaaagttaattggataagagCCATAGGTTATTTCTGATCTGCACCACTTTGATTTGTTAAACAAAAGTATCGAATTATCAGTACTGCTAtaaatatttgattttttttcacttttttataaTTGGCTTTAAAATAATTCTCTTTGTAATGAAGTGGTAATACTTTAAAACAACTGAGACAATTGAAAGTCCTCCAAGTAATTCTTCAaagatatattttatttataaagtgtagGATACAACATAGAAGATCAGTTGTTCATCCAAGGTACAAATAACGCACACGTTGTACTGCTTCCAGCATTCTAGGGGATACATGCAGAATAACTTTGACCATTTGATAGGGGATTTTTTACATCTAAATCTCAATTTTTGTGTGTTCTCCCAATGATCAATAGAATTCAAGAGTCTGTAGGACCAAGAAGCTGTCTTGATTAAaagacaactatcaaagaaaataGTTTTCTGTGAACCCCATTAATAAAGTACAgagagttttaataaaaaaaaaatagtgatggttactttttttgcatctttacCTAAAGACAGCATTCCTATAATTACTTtgataaacagaggcgccagcagaataaaaacaataattaaaagatttaaaatatgctggggaggcagtggtggacttacctccgaaagcagactagactacttgtctgacataaataaacactttattagtaccccaatagatgcaatgcgtttcgcaggaccaagcccgtttcatcaggcaataaaacaggggacaaacaGTGGACAAAGGCAAAAAGTACAGTACTGCAGTGAGCTACATAATATAAAAAGCATTCATATGGTACATACAAATATATCAATTGCTAAAAACattgctaaaaaaataaataaataaataaaaaaaaagactgtggCATAAAAACTTGCATAAGGTTTCCATGCGGTTTTGTAAACAGGTGTTTGTAGTTAGTTGATGCGACTGCTCAAGGCAGCCAGACAGTGGGTACCcagaccatggatgcccatgtgaggtgtgggagcggagacccAATCACACCGTTATAAAGTGCACTGTGTAATAAATATTAAAGTGCAAAGTATAGTAGATAAATACTGTGGCATAATATATTAATCATAATGACAAATGGCCTGAAAAAATAGGTAATAAGTGAATAAGAACAAGGAcaagtctaatctcctcacctgcattcacagtggttgtctcagcggtaacccttgtttgtgagtataaccttctcacattacattattcactattgttccaaacatactacaccatattgggctctcagtgtctttTTCTTATATTCCTATAATTACACTGATAGCTTCAGACTACAGATTAGTCCATCTTCACAGGTGACGCTGCCCTGTGAAGTTCGTTGTGGAATAGTCAATATTTAGTCTCCCCCAAACTGTACAAAAATTTCCCCCCTCAAACTGCAGCCTCATTATTAAACTCCACAACagaggctgccagctattgctgcctGTATTCTAATTGCCCTCCTTCCACCTCCACTGGCTCATAGCGagttccaatctgatttccagacATTAGGGGAGCGCTAACAAGCGGAAGTTGGACAAATCTGCAGTCCAGCATCATCAGTGTCTTTTTGTGCTGTCTTTCaggtaaaaaatacaaaaaaaccttTACTATTACTGGCTTTTTATTACAATCCCTGTGTACTTTATTAATGGGTTACAAGAATCCTGCTTCCTTTGATAGTTGACCTTTAAGTTGGAATTTTGTTAATAGATTTAGATGCATCAAGTTTTGAGAATTTATTcatctgagttaaaaaaaaataatggaggACGAATTCCTGGACGGGGTACCATTGCGGATCAATATATGTACTCTATTCTTTTAGTTTGTATATTCTTTAAAATGGCATTTGAGGTGGGTACATTGAAAATCTTCTTGATTGGGAGTAGGTGTTTGGTTGTGAGAGTTAGGAaagaagttaaagggaacctgaagcgaggaaaattatttaaaataaacacatgacgtagttgcaaattaatattacatgctAACATCACCGTCAGTTCCAGAAGCTTTCTTCTTACGattccttccaattctgacaagattatgtcagaactgaaatatagcagttgctgtcagttatgtatcagcagctgtcagttacaactgaatgtgcaaggtaatgtccttgtttccctatggctcaagtgggtggtattacagtttaacagtgtgctgagcagaaagctgttagggggtaatggccattttcaaaatggaggacggagaaatccattgatcacagtggacaaatgggacgcaggagaggagaaagagattgtgtagtacactacccaggaggtaagtatgaccggtgtatagttattttgactctttattttcagttcaggttctctttaaagtttgatCAGAGGCTAGAGCATCCAATGGGAGTACCATGTTGTCACAATCTACCAAAGAATGAGTTAAAAATTACTAGATCTAAGACCGTGAAAAGGGTTGCAACGGAACAGGTTTCTTTGAGGGAATGGGCAGTGAGCTCATTTTTTTCCAGAGATTTACCATGTCCTGCAATATGAGGTATTGGGGAAATAAATACATCTTTGGAGTATAGGTCAGCAAAGAGAAAATTGCTGAATTTCTTAGGAGCAAAGTGTTTTCAAGGTGAACCCGATGTATATCCTTAATATTTACGCAGAGTTGTTTCAATTGTtcaagaagtgtgtgtgtgtgtgtgtgtgtgtgtgtgtgtgtgtgtgtgtgtgtgtgtgtgtgtgtgtgtgtgtgtgtgtgtgtgtgtgtgtgtgtgtgtgtgtgtgtgtgtgtgtgtgtgtgtgtgtgtgtgtgtgtgtgtgtgtgtgtgtgtgtgtgtgtgtgtgtgtgtgtgtgtgtgtgtgtgtgtgtgtgtgtgtgtgtgtgtgtgtgtgtgtgtgtgtcgtgatcACTCAAAAATGGCTTGACCAATttaaacaaaacttggtatacagatcccttactacctgggatgatatgttctgggggtctcgcgtccccccttcaCACGTGGGCGAAgctacaaacagacaatcagattttacccattcaagtcaatggaaaaaatgtaaaacgctgccattctcacagtaatcaagctagagtccccacacttggcacaggtggtcacttcatgaccgaggttacaaatccaggaaaagtgggcggaacataaaacagccaatcaaatttcagccattaattttaaatgggaaaatgtaaactgcagccattcttagactgttaatggcagggttctcaaacttgccacagttggtcactgggtgaatgcgattacgattcaagaaagtgggtggagcctacaacagccaatcaaaattcacctattgattttcaaggggaatatttaaactgctgctattcttacacttttactggcggaggcttcaaacttgctagtcggtcattgggtgactggggttcaaattcactaaaggggcggggccacaaacagccaatcagatttccttggtggataaactgcttccattcacacatttttgatgccaggaacctgaacgctcacaaacttggtcattgagtgtctgtgtgtcaaggttacaaaaagtgggcggggccaaaaacaacttttactgggaaaaaataaactgcagccattcttacaccgttaatggcaggtttctcaaactttgcacagttggtcactgggtaaatgagattaaaattttgggtgggtgggtggagcctacaacagccaataaaaattcaccttttgattttcaaagggaatattttagctgctaccattctcttatactgctaatagcagatgcctcacacatggtacaattggtcactgggtgactggggttcaaattcaaaaagggggtggagccacaaacagccagatttgtttatttttcaatgggaatatacaaagtattgataccaaggaccccaaagttgatATACTTGATaaatgagtgactgtatgtcaaggttagaaaaagtgggcggtgccaacaactaaaattttaacatggcagggttcccaaactttacaccattggccactgggtgactgggatgaatattcagaaatgtgggtggagcctacaacagccaatcaaaatttacctattgattttc contains:
- the NXNL2 gene encoding nucleoredoxin-like protein 2; the protein is MDIFSGRILVNKDGEKVDPEEALQNKIVGLYFAAGWCSHCKDFTPVLCDFYAELVEEANPPAQFEIVFISSDKSAEDMVDHMHAMHGDWLALPWHDPYKHELKHKYTIMAIPRLIIVKPNGDVITNKGKKQIRDRGLACFRTWLEVADIFQNFTSK